The genomic stretch ATCATAATGACGTTATAGTGTTTAATTGGAAACTATTTAAACATGaagcttaacaaacatatagAAGCTCTTTTTAAGTAGTTTAACTTTAAAATCAAGACTTAGAGCATGATTAGGATTACGTTGGAAAATagagctttaaaaaaaaactaataataaataaaagacttattaaaaaaaaaatctttatttttaagcttttcctaaaatgtattttggttatttttagagtaaaaatgTCAAAGAAGTACTTTAGTGATTTTTTACAAAACATGACAGCTTTTTGTTTGACACagctttttaagtactaaaagtaatttttaaccTCCATAACGCAATtcttagagcttgtttggaattgcgttagaaaacttaaaaaatatttttgattaccTAAAGAGCAATGCCAAACAAAATGCCCACCCGTCtgataaaaaaactttaaaagtacttatttgattattttactCTATAAAAGGCCAAACTTAAagtatgtttggaattgcgttaagAAATCTCTATTGGTATAAACTGCAAATGTTATCGAATTTTGGTATAGTCACATTTTATGGCAAGTATGATGATTGTGtagataaagtaaaaaatattagaaaaaaaaaaaaatgtaacgaTGCCCACATGGTTTAATGAATTTGAGGTCATATATGAATTTCATTTGCGATGATTAAGGGAGGTGGGATTCATGCTCAATGTCTATGTCCACCAATTTCTTGGAGGCTAgtgtaaaaaaaatacaacttgGTTCTACTTGAGGAAACACATACGACCCATTGTGCTTTTTGTGAAACTATCTAGGTTGGTTTGACATCTCTTAACATTTAGCATTCACAACTTTATCCAAAATTTTAGCTAATAGATTGGTTTTTCTATTGTAACtacatactttttaaaaaatgttgagagttgattttatttattttttactctcgATCCATGTGGTACGATCTTAGAAGCCAGCTCAAACTTAATCATGATTTTGGGCCAAAGTTTCATTAAAAAAGAGTTCACAAAATCCTAACATTTTATTGGATTCATTGTtcatatcatattttattaggttcaTGGCTTACAATGGGATGCATATCAAAATTGATCTTCAATTCATGATTCAGCTTCTCTACACGATCCAACGGCTTTGTCATTAAACCATGACTACGCATTGTGTGAGTTGGCACAATGAATGGGCCATAGAAATTATGAAGATAGAGCTGATATGCAGCAAGTTGAATGACTAAACTTCAACTTAGTTTCTTGTAACTTGACAAGTCACCATCTCATGTATTTCAACCATTATACATTGAGAATCTAAACCGCTTACTCAACAACTTGCATATTTGTCTAAAACCATAGGTGAGAAActtaaataagattttttttttttttggaacgcAAAGTTTGTTCTCCTTTATAAGGAGGAATAACTTAGGCCTTCAAGAAACAAGAGAACAGAACCCAAGCCTTGGAACAACATTAACAATggaataatacaaaattatcaTAAGCAAAAGAACATCTTGCTCCTTGTTATCTATAAGAACTTTATTGATTCCTCTTACTTTATTTGTTGTTGGACGAACACTTGCCAAGCAAGACatacaaagagagagagagattcacaTCTCATTCTTATTATCtccatatatttttaatttaaggaaaaatctaaaaagcTTGGTGGAAAGCTCATCCCACCATAAAACAACACCTTAGTTTTCCTATACATAGCTCAACATTTGTCAAAGGCTCAACCATTGTCGGTTTGAGGTCATGCCACTCCTTGTTGTAATATCATACCATCACATCCTCTCTCCCTTAATCACTATTTCCTTTCTTCATTTTATgtgattatttaaattaatattgcAACTATTCTCCTATTGTTGacattattgttattatttgtaCTAATTGTTATTGCTATGTATAAACTTATCATTGCTACTAATTGTTGTTGAATTTGTTATTGCTGGATTTGTAActattgttacaattgaaataATTGTTATTGTAACTATTGTTACAACTGAACCACCGCAAAACCTTCACTGCTACTCTCAACCACCGGCATTTGTGCATCTTACAGTGCCTCTCCAATCTAGGGCTGACAATTCAGATTGGCAGGTCGGGTTCAGGTCAACCTGAAcacaacttatttaattaaataggtcaaactCTTCAATCTTAACACAACCCTCAAGTGACCCAAACATGACTCGTTTGACctgtttcaatatatatatatatatatatatatatatataaacgggTCAAGCCAATTGACCCATTTATGTCAAACCCTAAgtctataattttatattaagttcGCGGGtcgtattaaaaattgtgaattaTACATACTCTTAACCACCACTACCAAACTTGCAGCTCATCTTTGCTCATAGAAAGAGattgagagaagaaagaagaagcattgAGAGAGGAGGAGAAACTTGAAGGAGAAGATGGGTCGTTTGACAGCgagagagaaaaatgacaattttttttttttattgagttaCTTTGCCAATCCAATTTTAGAGAGCTATTGTTAGCTCAAATCCATTTTAGATTGAGGGTGCCAAATCAAATGTGGGGCTTTCTCTACTCTTCTTGGAGCTTCTAGCTAAATTCTAGATAGCACTGAAGCAATGCAACTGTCCTAATCATATGACGACCAAGGCAGTGAAGAGTGTATTGTCGTTCAAACTATCTTCTTCTATActctttccaaaaaaacaaagaaaataaaatcgaTCGATCGCCGTGATCATTCTATTAAATCCTTCTAGAGCCACGTGTAGTTTCACCAATGGTGGACTAGAAATCTCCATCCCTCTCGCTATCACACTAAACATCCTTCAATCTTAATACTATCTACCGAACTTGCCCATTTTGTTCAATGGGAGGCATTAGCTGTGGCGCACCCATTATCACCACAACACCTCACACACTCGTTGCACATTTCTCAAAGCTTCATTGTTTTCCAATCCCACCTTCCCGCTTCGTCTCGAAACGCTCTGCCTCGCTCCTCAGAAGCCCCAATTTCGTCACGAAACGCTCTTCGATGGCCACGCCTCTCGCGGTCAACGCTTCCTTCACCATTGGTCCcccccctctttctctctctattcaATTACGCAGATTTTGATACATTTTTAGTCATTGGTTTGAGAAAATAGTTAATCGTAGTAGATGATCTGTGATTcaattttgtttggttgtaacttttcttgtatgttttttttttttttttttttttctcggtaACCAAACAGCGACCATTAGAGTGAAATTTTTTGCCTTGCTGACCGTTTGATTGGTTGTGTGCTGAAGGTGCAGCAAACGAAGAACTGGAGGCTGCGTCTTCTGGTTTGGTGGGCGAGAATGACCTCCTGATTGTCGGACCAGGCGTTCTTGGTCGCTTAGTCGCAGAAAAATGGCGCGAGGTATTAATCACAGCAATCCCATTTGATTAGGTTAAACCAGTGGTTTATGTTTCTTTAAAACTGGTTTTAGAATCTTTCTTCGTTATGGGAATTCTTTTGCGTGGTATAtgttggaagagtatttgggaATTATTTGTTATGCATTTGGAGGTTTAGTTTTTAGACGTTAGCAGAAGCTTATTGTGATTGTTGATAGGAGAAAATGTTCAAATTGTGAGGATATTACGTTGAGCAGGAACATCCAGGTTGTAAAATAGTTGGGCAAACAGTTACCGCTGATCACCATGACGAATTGATTAAGATGGGGATTAATCCGTCTTTGAAGGGGACTGATGTGAAGGGCCGGTTTCCGTATGTCATTTTCTGTGCTCCTCCTTCGCGAACTTCAGACTATCCCGGCGATGTCAGGTGAGCTTCGAGAATTATTACCTATCGACTGCTCAATTTAAACTAGCTTCCTGATATGAACATGGATGTGTTTTTGGGTTTACTTGTATATAAGATGATCGTTTTGGTGCTTGTTAGGCCTAGATATCAGATATGGGAAGTTATATGAATTGTGTAGAATAACAAGGTATCAGTAGATAGAATTATgtagaataatttttaaagacCGTCCAAGGGGAAACAACAAGTAATAGGAAAGCTAAACTATGTAGGAAGGTCTGCAGTACCTGTTAGTTCACACTGAATCTCTATCTAATCCTAGGAGTTGACTCAATCATTATTTCTGATTTTAACTTCTtcatacatttttaaattgtGCATGAATATTGAGAAATTATAGTTAATAAGAGATTTATATGTCCTTCATAGCTGTGAATTGATTGGTTGTGTTTGAGCATTAGCTTTCTGGATTGAAATTGCTGGACTAAGCGAGCACTAGTGGTCTATGGAACGCTTTTTTTATGTTGGGACGGGGGGGCTAGGTGCTAGAAAATTGGTTATAATTTTCTGGaagaaatcaaaatttaattctGTAATTCTTCCTACTGTCAACTCATCTGAAGTTGTGTTTTTCCCTTATTGGTTTGGACTGTGTACTAAGCAGGCTGGCTGCATTGAACTGGAATGGTGAAGGTTCTTTCTTATTTACATCAAGTTCTGCTCCATATGATTGCAACGACAATGGACCATGTGATGAGGTGTTACATCTAACATAATACATTGTTCTACTGGGtaacatttttttgttcttataatGATTAAAGTGGTTTCTGTTCTCTGCATTGACATATGGGTTTGTCCTCTAAAAACCTGTGGTCAAGTTTCATTTGTGGAGCAATGTTACAcctacaactcttttacaacttgcTAACACATTGGAACCACATcagctaccaaaaaaaaaaaaacttttaattgcgtGCTGACACGTCTACAAGTTGTAAACGAGTTGTAGGTCTAGcattttacttgttttgtgGTTAACTCAATGCATTGCCCATGTTGCCTTTTGTGACCCAGTATGGTTTACAAACTTATTGGATGTAGAGTGTTGTCATGTTGTAATGTGTTAGTATTCTTCTTGAGCAGGACACCCCCGTTGTACCTGTTGGGAGGAGCCCTAGGACAGATGTCCTTCTAAAAGCGGAAAAAGTAGTGCTCGAATACGATGGCTGTGTTCTTAGATTGGCAGGACTTTACATATCCTTTCTGATACTTGAATTGTGAGAATTTCATTTACACCTCCAGGAGAAATTTCAGTGATTTGTTATGGATAGGATTAAACTTAACTATGTACACAAAGCAGATAGAGGTGCACATGTTTATTGGTTAGAGAAAGGGACTGTTGAAACTCGTCCAGATCACATCCTGAATCTTATACACTATGAGGTGACAATGTCTTTCTTCTATACTTGTTATTCTACTTCAGGAATTATGTCAAAATAGTTCATTTATGCAGAATTTTTTCAATTCCTTGTAATCAATTACTTCAATTTCTTCGAGGGCTTGAATTTTTTCTGACAAGTTATCTTAATGGTTTTGCTTTCTGCATTTTGATTAtgttaaaagtaaaacaaaaaaaataaaatcatttgaGTTCCATATGCCTTATATCTTTGCATTGTCAGCGACATTTCCTGTCATTCTTGTAATGCATCATTGTGCTATAATTAGTGGGGCTGACATTACCTGTCTACTTTTAACAGGATGCGGCTACCCTTTCAGTTGCAATCTTGAAGAAGAAATTTCGTGGCCGGATTTTCATGGGTTGCGACAATCATCCTTTATCCAGgtcttttttattgttatttgaCTTTGGGGGACCTTGACAACCTTTGTCCAAATTGTTTTCATCCCTACTCTTGTCATTTCAGTTTTTTAATACTCCTGCCCGATCTTTGCCATATAATTTGTGATATAGTACCAATGAGATTGTTCTTACTTATCACTGTGTGGGATTATCACTATGGGACTTTCTCTGATGACCTCAATTTTTCTTTGCAGGCAGGAAGTAATGGACTTGGTTACTAAAAGTGGTAAATTCAGCAAAAAATTTGAGGGCTTTACAGGTAGGCCCTTCCGGCCTTCACTGATATTTCAAACTaaacctattttttttgttcctctGATTTTGATAGGAACCTGTTATTTGCTCTCTGATATTCTGAACTTGGACTCAGTTTTATGCCTTGTTTCTGCAGGCACTAGTGACCCTTTGGGTAAGAGATTGAACAACTCGAAAACTCGTGAGGAAATAGGATGGGAGCCAAAATACCCAAGCTTCTCTCATTTCCTTGGACTATCTGAGTAATTGGTCGCCTATCTTCATTATTGGCAGCAAATTTAATCAAGGGCTAGATTTAGCCATTTCATAGAAAGCTTGGGCATGAAGCTGTTGACATAGAAAACATCAGTAGTAGATACTTACCAGTATGACAGTGTTCAACATGTACAGAAGATTCATCACACGTGCAAAACTTGCCAATGAAAAGAATATTATTCTTCAGTGCATATTCAGTTTGATCTGAACTATTTGATTGATtggaggcagagagagagagagagagagagagtaacaCAAAGTCTGGTTCCTTCCTGGATTCGGAGTCTTCCTAGTTGTCAATATGAAGttgttttttcttaatttattatgcTTCAACCAATTAACCTTCCAGAAGGTGCAATGTGTTCCCGAAGAACATGATAGTCTTAGTAAGCAGATAACATCGGATTCACATGGTCTTGAATTAGTTAGGGCAACTCACCTAACCTTTTTTAATTCTTAGGACTTCTGTAATCACTTTGATAATTTCAGaaacttttaatttagtgtattaaacTTTAAACAGTTGGTAATATTACTCTTTTggtaggattttttgttaaatttaatcggagaaaaataataaaaatctcaaaatatTCCTTTTGTAAACATaaagaatttataaaaaaaatttaaaattttgctgTCAGGCTGACCTGCAGCCAAGTGGTGGTTCCatgttatttttgttcttataacttttaattatttataaattaatttttaaatatagaGATATAAGAGGCATTTTACTTATACTTCATTCCATTTAACCTCAAACTTTAACAATAAGAataatattgcaattttttttaaagtaaaaaacattaaaataagaatttttaaaatttataaagcGGATTGGAAAAGCCTTAATAATTTAATggattaaagtaaagttttccggTTAGTTATTAAACTAACGGGCTAAGAAGTCGTCTGACCTTTACCAAACCCAATGCCTATGGCTGCTTGTAATTATTACCGTTGCTGTCATTACTAATAAATCACAACCACATCGCTTACGTTTGTTGGCCAAGCTTTCAAACATagtcttgttttcttttcttttttttccctcatttttttttttattcaaatgaggaAAGAGATTACAACTACAAGTCTACGAGGGAGagtctttctcattttttatttgagtgaaagtgaaaatgagaaatcaattaaaaatgtttttaaatacaAGATAAAAAGCGATCTATCTAACTAAAGAATTTACACGAACATTAGCACACCTAAGTACTTTTACAGCTTTTTAAATAGGAAAAGTAAGCAATTTGAGCCCTAGTTGCCCTTTTGGCTACTCATGTAGCTCGTTTGTATGTGGTAAGTTGGTAATCTTATCCTTGAAGGGGATGCAATTAACTTATATGGCTATTCAAAATCTTAGTTTGTTTTTGAGTTGGAACTTTGCTCATGTAATTGCTAATATTAGGCTtcaaaattagggttaaatacgaAAGTGGCCCatgtgtttttgagtttttaaaagtggtaaaattagtccttgtatTTTTTGACACTTTAAAATCAATCTTTCTATGTATTTTTGTTAGTGGGCCATTTGTCACGtgtaaaaaaaaccaattagtCCAAATCACGTTGTGTTATGTGTACTATTTCCGTATAATCATTTCCTGACAATAATCAAATACTTCCAAATCAATTCTTCATCTTGCCCCTAGCTCCACATGGATGGGTTTCTTTCACACCTAACCCATCCTCGTTGCCCTAGCATTGTCATTCTTTCCTTATTTAGTCAATCTAATCTTACAAATCAAGGCTCTGTTTGACAACCGTGTGTGGGCAACGGCTTTGGGCAAAACATTGTTCAGTCAATTTGACATTGCCTGCCAAAAGGCTGTGGGAATTGATGGAGGGAACAGTATCCTTACTTCAAAACCAACGCTCATTTCTCTCCATTTACTATTTTCCAAAAATGCCTTTGCAGCAAGGCTTGTGatattttttcttgcttttctgTAGTTCAAAAATGCCAGGGTATTTTTGGAAAAGAGTTAATGGAGAGAAATGGGCGCTGGTTTTGAAGTAAGGATAATGTTCCCTCCATCAATTCCTGTAGACTTTTGGCAGGCAATGTCAAATTGACTGAATAATGTTTTGCCCAACGCCGTTACCCACATACGGTTGTCAAACAGAGCCCAAATATTAGATTTATGGATTTATGTGGactccacataagtcaatgatggactatataaatctaatagttgatctctTAAGTGTGTAAGAGAATATAAGCCAAATATCAAAAACTTATTGATCgctaacatttttctaaaaaaattttattaggtTATTGAATTGTTTCATCAACTTGGTTTGGTAATGCTTTTTAGAgaattctttttgctttttgacataaaaataaaaattattttaaatcatttacGCATtagattatttgttaatatttttattttatttttgttagaaaacaataattaatccTAATAACATTTGCAAACAAGTCAATATATCCTCTCAAAAATAGGTTCCAGAAGTCCTCCTCCTCGAATTATATGGAAAGcgacaagcaaaaaaaaagctACAACAAAACAATGAATGATTAATTGTACGaccacttttttgtttttgctttctttttcctctttttctgaCCACTTCTTGATCTATATTTTATAGTACAAATCAAACaagaaggcaaaaaaaaaaaaaaagcagcagtATTTTAATAGTATCTAATTCATAGGAGATGAAGGCTCAGACAAATAACGGAGTAAATCAGTTGGAGCTTCCAAAACAACCAAATACTTCCAAATCAACTCTTCATCTTGCCGCTAGCTCCACATGGATGGTTTCTTTCACACCTAACCCATCATCGTTTCTCattcttttcatatttattcaatctaatcttacaaatcaaatattaaagaaaaaagttcatataaccccttcaaactaccatccaattgacaatgtcccccctaaactttcaattatgacaatgtccctctcaaactaccaaaaattgtcaatgttcctcccaatgacaaaactacccttaataaaataaaataaaaataataaaacttctagaaaaaaacctaaaactaattaaaaaaaaaaaaatccaaagggtagaaaattaaaaaaaaaattttaaaaaatcctttttataagaaaaaaattaaaaaatttcgatttttttctgttgttttttattttgttttataaaattttaaaaataaaaatttccgttttaaaaaaatatatatatatatatatattcttacaaaaaaattaaaaattttcgtttaaaaattaattttttttttttttataaaaaaattgttcttttgaaattaaaattttttgttttttgtttttttaatttttttaatttataaatgtatttttgtcttattaagaaatatataagggcattttgatctttttgttagtcttgggggggacattgataatgttttgatagtttagggggggtcacaattgaaagtttgggggggacattgtcaattggatggtagtttgagaaggTTATTTGAACTTTACCCAATATTAAAATTGTATAGACTGAGCAAAACAGGGCGACATTTCTTTCACACCTAACCCATCATTGTTGCCCTAGCATTGCCATTCTTCCCATATTTAGTCATTCTaatcttacaaatcaaatatTAGATTTGTGTAGATCGAGCAAAACGGGTTACCATGTTGACCTGTTTACGATCCGTTATGACCCACCACCCGTTTAGCCTCAACCCGTACACGACCTGTTTAATAAACGGGTGGAAACCCCAAACCCAAACACGACACGATTAAATTAGCGGGTTACCATGTCAACCCATTTAACTTGTTATTTTTTAGCGGGTCATGTCAAGTCGTGTCAACCCGACATGACCCACTAAAAATAACAGGTTAAACGGGTTGACACGACCTGTTTAACATGCTCCGGAGAGAGATGTATTCGACGACGCGTATGAGACAGagaatcaaaaacaaaataatcgACCCCAAAATAATCAtaaacaaaagaatcaaaaccTTTCATCATATACCAGAGAGTGATTCATACAAAATAATCAACCCAAAAACCATTCGTCGACAATGATTCATACAAaataattaacccaaaaacaggtccaatcaaaaacaaaatcagatcGAGCAAGAAAGAGAGATGTATTCGACGATGGAGACTCGGAGAGAGAAGCTGTGTTGTCAGCGCCGTGAGTCACGGAGTCGTCGAAGAGTGGACCAGTGGTGATGTGGAGGCACTGAAGagtgaagagaagagagggagaaagggCAGTGGCCTGAAGAGTGGAGATGTTAGAGAAAGAGATGGATAAAGAAACTAAAAGAAAGAGGAACCGTGGTGATTTTGAGTGAGTGACCGCGTGGGTTTGTTTGAGTGATTAGGTTTAgcctttagggattttttttttttttttttttttttttaacggctCGGCAGGTCACTTGTGGGTCAAGCAGGTTAACCcaccataaataaaaataaacggGTCATAAACAGGTTGACCCGTTTATAACCCAAACCCATTTATAACCCAAACCCGTTTAAGGTAAACTTAAACCTGGTAACTTCGTATTATGTTTGTATTGGGATGGCAGGTTGCGTCACGTTTTGCCAGgtttagatttgtggacttatgtggactccacataagtcaatggtggactacacaaatctaatagttgatctctTGAGTGTGTAGGAAAATATAAGTCAAATATGAGGAACTTATgcttaacatttctctaaaaattttCTCTTGGGTTAAAGAATTGTTTCATCAGCTTGGTTCGGTAATGTTTTTAGAgaactatttttgttttttagttatgatatgacataaaaataaaaatcattttaaatcatttacgtattgagttatttgttaatacttttattttatttttgttaaaaaaaaaaaaattaatcctaATAACATTTGAAAACAAGTCAATACATCCTCTCAAAAATAGGTTCCAGAAGCCCTCCTCCTCGAATTAAATGGAAAGCGACaagcgcaaaaaaaaaaaaaaggtacaacaaaacaattaatgattaattgtacgaccactttctttttttttttttttttttctgaccaCTTATTGATCTATATTTTATAGTACAAATCAAACAAGAaggcaaataaaaaataaataaaaaagcagcTGTATTTTAATAGTATCTAATCCATAGGAGGTGAACGTTCGGACAAATAACGGAGCAAGTCAGTTGGAGCTTCCACCACCTAacgcaataaaaaaaaaaaaaaagaaaaaagaaaaaaagggaaagctaCAAGTCAACTTGACGACACCACCATATTATACCCTGCCATCCATTTCCTTCTTTCGAATCTTTCCCTTCCTCCCATCTCAAACAAAACGCCATCAGAAACCTCAAAAGAAAAAGGCGATCGATATCGATCGATCATGGGCAAGTGTTGCGTGGAATCAGAAGATGGCGGCATGGATTTCACAGGCATTCTCATAGTCGTTGTCTTAGCTCTTGTCATCATGGTCGTCTGCTCTCCGCCTAGACGCCATGGAGCTGTTGTATACCGTTGCAGGCCCTATTGCTATTGACAGATCCTCCACCCTTCTCTCttctcatttcttcttttttcaaaacaaataacaactgGGGTAAGCAGATATCTGTGTTGTGTGCTTTatcttattcttcttttctttttctttaaatttgtaTTGATCGAGACGATATGATTAATTTGTCTCTCAATTTGTATTGGAATCATATATGTAATatgttgctgctgctgcaatTCATCCAATTGTAATAAGATCGAGGACATATATAATATGGTAATTACTGTAACTTTTGTTTGTGTATTTTCGTTTTATATATGATCAACTTAATTCATTTATTGATGAGCTAGATTTTGAAtcgttctctctttttttttttttttttttcttctgtcggtaaaagaaaatgtaaactATAAGCCacagggtaaaaaaaaaaaaagaaagacttgaGATCTAGATTGATGTGTGGGAGTCAACTGTCAGTTTGTATATATGAAGTGATAGTGATAAAGCCTTTAGCAAACAATTAATACTATGTTGTCTTATTCATCTAAAATGTTGGCTCCACTTTGTCGCCTCTCACGTGAAATTATATTGCATatatagataattttttttttttaaaaaaaattaaactcctTGGCTCTCACTTTGAGAATATCTTTGCTGTGGACAACCCTTTCATTTTTGATTAGCTTCAAAACTTTTAATCTCCCCCATTATCTctaatgaagaaaattttgtgcTTATTTCTATACCCAAGAAGAAGAGGGCCACTCAGCCCTAAATAGATTGGGCCTGGAAGGGATGATGGGCCTTTTCTTCAAGCATAAATAGTGGTACTTTTTATGC from Corylus avellana chromosome ca1, CavTom2PMs-1.0 encodes the following:
- the LOC132168109 gene encoding uncharacterized protein LOC132168109 yields the protein MGGISCGAPIITTTPHTLVAHFSKLHCFPIPPSRFVSKRSASLLRSPNFVTKRSSMATPLAVNASFTIGAANEELEAASSGLVGENDLLIVGPGVLGRLVAEKWREEHPGCKIVGQTVTADHHDELIKMGINPSLKGTDVKGRFPYVIFCAPPSRTSDYPGDVRLAALNWNGEGSFLFTSSSAPYDCNDNGPCDEDTPVVPVGRSPRTDVLLKAEKVVLEYDGCVLRLAGLYKADRGAHVYWLEKGTVETRPDHILNLIHYEDAATLSVAILKKKFRGRIFMGCDNHPLSRQEVMDLVTKSGKFSKKFEGFTGTSDPLGKRLNNSKTREEIGWEPKYPSFSHFLGLSE